From one Nilaparvata lugens isolate BPH chromosome 2, ASM1435652v1, whole genome shotgun sequence genomic stretch:
- the LOC111048851 gene encoding LOW QUALITY PROTEIN: tetratricopeptide repeat protein 5 (The sequence of the model RefSeq protein was modified relative to this genomic sequence to represent the inferred CDS: inserted 1 base in 1 codon), whose product MEERNSSDETAVVNNKMGTLEVAVDKLYSYNDNYFEHHALSEANLKNKRIQDRLDDVLKTFDDYKADVVVVAENRAKFWYQLGRAHNVLPSYSVNAEEALAKAVKLDPKLIPAWNQLGECYWKKDNFQEAKNCFQGALSQSENKVSLRNLSILARQDLAESFKEKVKKVEEGVALARQAVQLDTNDGVSWSILGNAYLVQFFTMQQNAQSLKLAKSAYAQAEKDPVAKNSPDLHYNKAIAYKYEEKYEEALVGFTRAKDLDPTWDAPHTKQQQLLRFLDNILEMTRTKGKLKAKRLNFLLQSIDNKHLGPFADGSFKTNNGKTCRLEHVNLNDLNSGLNAEKVILGKVICSVHDDDSVPFTFCIIDKQQTVIPVMLYNXSEGKGVIIGDSVAIPEPFLKCFEFNFNSKVYKFNSIRVNSPLVMVVNGKTLNKDYMASVQFSTFTLHQ is encoded by the exons ATGGAAGAAAGAAATTCTTCTGATGAAACTGCAGTTGTAAACAACAAGATGGGAACACTTGAG GTTGCGGTTGACAAACTGTATTCCTACAACGATAACTATTTCGAGCATCATGCCCTTAGTGAAGCCAATTTGAAGAATAAGAGGATACAAGATCGTTTAGATGATGTATTGAAAACATTTGATGATTACAAAG CTGACGTAGTTGTTGTGGCCGAAAATCGAGCGAAATTCTGGTACCAGCTGGGTAGAGCTCACAATGTGTTGCCTTCTTACTCTGTTAATGCCGAAGAAGCACTTGCCAAGGCCGTCAAGCTCGACCCCAAACTCATCCCAGCTTGGAACCAACTTGGAGAATGCTATTGGAAAAAAGACAATTTCCAAGAAGCAAAAAATTGCTTCCAGGGAGCTTTATCTCAG AGTGAGAACAAAGTATCTCTCCGAAATCTGTCGATCCTTGCAAGGCAAGATTTGGCAGAAAGTTTCAAAGAAAAGGTGAAAAAGGTGGAAGAGGGCGTGGCTCTCGCTCGCCAAGCAGTGCAACTCGACACCAATGATGGTGTTTCCTGGTCAATACTTGGCAATGCATATTTGGTGCAGTTCTTCACAATGCAGCAAAACGCGCAGTCTTTGAAGCTTGCTAAGTCTGCATATGCTCAAGCC GAAAAGGATCCAGTTGCGAAGAATAGTCCTGACTTACACTACAATAAAGCCATT GCTTACAAGtatgaagaaaaatatgagGAGGCCCTTGTTGGTTTCACAAGAGCCAAGGACCTCGATCCCACATGGGATGCTCCGCATACAAAACAGCAACAGCTGCTCAGGTTTCTGGACAACATACTGGAGATGACTAGAACCAAGGGAAAACTGAAAGCCAAGAGATTGAACTTCTTACTTCAG AGTATTGACAATAAACATTTAGGACCATTTGCTGACGGATCTTTCAaaaccaacaatggaaagacaTGTCGACTCGAGCATGTAAACCTCAACGATTTGAATTCTGGTCTCAATGCAGAGAAAGTTATTCTTGGAAAAGTCATATGCAGTGTACATGATGATGATAGTGTACCTTT TACATTCTGTATAATAGACAAACAGCAGACTGTGATACCTGTCATGTTATACA TATCAGAAGGCAAAGGAGTGATAATTGGTGATTCTGTCGCAATACCTGAACCATTTCTTAAAtgttttgaattcaacttcaatAGCAAG gtGTACAAATTCAATAGCATACGAGTGAACAGTCCTCTAGTTATGGTGGTGAATGGCAAAACGTTGAATAAGGACTACATGGCGTCTGTCCAGTTCTCGACATTCACACTGCATCAGTGA